In a genomic window of Bradyrhizobium ontarionense:
- a CDS encoding ABC transporter substrate-binding protein produces the protein MKQMHLLTAVSVAVLASASPVCAQQKTLYVAGYGGSFEKTVREEVIPPFEQANGVKVEYVAGNSTDTLAKLQAQKGNQQIDVAILDDGPMYQAIQLGFCDKVTGLPGDLLDIAHFKDDKAVAIGLVATGLMYNKKVFAEKGWAAPTSWNDLKDPKYKQQLVIPPINNTYGLNALLMLAKMNGGSETNVDTGFKIFKTDINPNVLAYEPSPGKMTELFQSGQAVIAVWGSGRVQSFANTGFPVDFVYPKEGAVSLLTTACPIAKAAVSPLASSFIKLLLDPKIQLTMLKEYGYGPVVKSVVVPEGVGVMAPIGERAAKVYAPDWTVVNEKREEWTKRWNREVER, from the coding sequence ATGAAGCAAATGCACCTTCTCACGGCGGTGAGCGTCGCCGTCCTGGCCTCCGCCTCGCCGGTCTGCGCTCAACAGAAGACGCTCTATGTTGCCGGCTACGGCGGCTCGTTCGAGAAGACGGTCCGCGAAGAGGTGATCCCACCGTTCGAGCAGGCCAACGGCGTCAAGGTCGAATACGTCGCCGGCAACTCCACCGATACGCTCGCCAAGCTGCAGGCGCAGAAGGGCAACCAGCAGATCGACGTCGCGATCCTCGACGACGGCCCGATGTACCAGGCGATCCAGCTGGGCTTCTGCGACAAGGTCACCGGGTTGCCCGGCGATCTCCTCGACATCGCGCACTTCAAGGATGACAAGGCCGTCGCGATCGGCCTCGTCGCGACGGGGTTGATGTACAACAAGAAGGTGTTCGCCGAGAAAGGCTGGGCCGCACCGACGTCGTGGAACGACCTGAAGGATCCGAAATACAAGCAGCAGCTCGTCATCCCGCCGATCAACAACACCTACGGCCTCAACGCGCTGTTGATGCTGGCGAAGATGAACGGGGGCAGCGAGACCAATGTCGATACGGGCTTCAAGATCTTCAAGACCGACATCAATCCGAACGTGCTCGCCTACGAGCCGTCGCCGGGCAAGATGACGGAGCTGTTCCAGTCGGGCCAAGCCGTGATCGCGGTGTGGGGCTCGGGCCGGGTGCAGAGCTTCGCCAATACCGGCTTTCCGGTCGACTTCGTCTATCCGAAGGAAGGCGCCGTCAGCCTGCTGACGACCGCTTGTCCTATCGCCAAGGCCGCGGTCTCGCCGCTGGCCTCGAGCTTCATCAAGCTGCTGCTCGATCCGAAGATCCAGCTCACCATGCTGAAGGAATATGGCTACGGCCCGGTGGTGAAGTCGGTCGTGGTCCCGGAGGGCGTCGGCGTGATGGCGCCGATCGGCGAGCGCGCCGCCAAGGTCTACGCACCCGACTGGACTGTCGTGAACGAAAAGCGCGAGGAATGGACCAAGCGCTGGAATCGTGAGGTCGAGAGGTAA
- a CDS encoding ABC transporter ATP-binding protein, which yields MSFLELDRVGKSFGPNTAVEEFSLAVTKGEFISFLGPSGCGKTTTLQMIAGFLDPSHGTIRLEGKDLVAMAPAKRGLGIVFQSYALFPHMTAAENVAFGLEMRKIPRNEREERVRSALALVGLAGYEGRHPRRMSGGQQQRVALARALVIRPSVLLLDEPLSNLDARLREDMQIELRQIQRNLGTTTILVTHDQIEAMSLSDRIVVMSKGKIEQIGTPQQVYEQPASAFVAQFLGKTNEFVATVDRTTAPAKLVAGAWSAPAPAGVGGHVTISVRPERISFGDAGLAGRITSRIFQGNHWLFQCDTECGSAIVIRQNDGQGQPEQGAAVHLVWQVADMSLRAAGGAA from the coding sequence ATGTCCTTCCTCGAACTCGATCGCGTCGGCAAATCCTTCGGCCCCAACACGGCCGTCGAAGAGTTCAGCCTCGCTGTCACCAAGGGCGAGTTCATCTCGTTCCTGGGGCCGTCGGGCTGCGGCAAGACCACGACCTTGCAGATGATCGCGGGCTTCCTCGACCCCTCGCACGGCACGATCCGGCTCGAAGGCAAGGATCTCGTTGCGATGGCGCCGGCGAAGCGCGGGCTCGGCATCGTGTTCCAGAGCTACGCGCTGTTTCCGCACATGACGGCGGCTGAGAATGTCGCCTTTGGATTGGAGATGCGCAAAATCCCGCGCAACGAACGCGAGGAGCGTGTGCGCTCGGCGCTCGCGCTGGTCGGGCTCGCCGGCTATGAGGGCCGCCATCCGCGCCGCATGTCCGGCGGCCAGCAGCAGCGTGTCGCCTTGGCGCGCGCCCTGGTGATCCGTCCGAGCGTGCTGCTGCTCGATGAGCCGCTGTCCAATCTCGATGCGCGGCTGCGCGAGGACATGCAGATCGAGCTGCGCCAGATCCAGCGCAATCTCGGCACCACGACGATCCTCGTCACCCACGACCAGATCGAGGCGATGTCGCTGTCCGACCGCATCGTCGTCATGAGCAAGGGAAAGATCGAGCAGATCGGCACGCCGCAGCAGGTCTATGAGCAGCCGGCCTCGGCCTTCGTTGCGCAGTTCCTCGGCAAGACCAACGAATTCGTCGCGACCGTCGATCGGACGACGGCGCCCGCAAAGCTCGTCGCTGGTGCGTGGAGCGCGCCGGCGCCGGCCGGAGTCGGCGGCCACGTCACGATCAGCGTGCGGCCGGAGCGGATCAGCTTCGGGGATGCAGGTCTCGCCGGGCGGATCACCAGCCGCATCTTCCAAGGCAATCACTGGCTGTTCCAGTGCGACACCGAATGCGGCTCCGCGATCGTGATCCGGCAGAACGACGGCCAGGGGCAGCCGGAGCAGGGCGCAGCGGTGCATCTCGTCTGGCAGGTCGCGGACATGAGCCTGCGCGCGGCCGGAGGCGCGGCATGA
- a CDS encoding ABC transporter permease codes for MSRNGPVALIFHALFVVFMVAPIVVVCWVAFTPEGFLSIPITSFSLRWFRALANYPEFVHAFAVSLWLGALSSCVALLFAVPAALAISRYRFRGRDALSALFLSPLMIPHVVLGIAFLRFFTSVGIGGTFTALVIAHIVVVFPFALRLTLASATGMDRSVEMAAISLGADGWTMFRRVTLPAILPGIVSGWMLAFIQSFDDLTMTVFLATPGTETLPVRMFLYIQDNIDPLVTSVSASVIAITMTVLILLDRVYGLDRVLTAKGGDAGR; via the coding sequence ATGAGCAGGAACGGTCCTGTCGCGCTGATCTTCCACGCGCTGTTCGTCGTCTTCATGGTGGCGCCGATCGTGGTCGTGTGCTGGGTCGCGTTCACGCCGGAAGGCTTTCTGTCGATCCCGATCACGAGCTTCTCGCTGCGCTGGTTCAGGGCGCTCGCCAACTATCCGGAATTCGTCCACGCCTTCGCCGTCAGCCTGTGGCTCGGCGCGCTGTCGTCCTGCGTCGCGCTGTTGTTCGCGGTGCCGGCGGCGCTGGCGATCAGCCGCTATCGCTTCCGAGGTCGCGATGCGCTGTCGGCGCTGTTCCTGTCACCCCTGATGATCCCGCATGTCGTGCTCGGCATCGCCTTCCTGCGGTTCTTCACGTCCGTCGGCATCGGCGGCACGTTCACGGCACTGGTGATCGCCCATATCGTCGTCGTGTTTCCGTTCGCGCTGCGGCTGACCCTGGCGTCGGCGACCGGCATGGACCGCTCGGTCGAGATGGCCGCGATCTCGCTCGGCGCCGACGGCTGGACCATGTTCCGCCGCGTCACCTTGCCGGCGATCCTGCCCGGCATCGTCTCCGGCTGGATGCTCGCCTTCATCCAGTCGTTCGACGATCTGACCATGACCGTGTTCCTGGCGACGCCGGGCACCGAGACCTTGCCGGTGCGCATGTTCCTGTACATCCAGGACAACATCGATCCGCTGGTGACATCAGTATCAGCCAGCGTCATCGCCATCACCATGACCGTCCTGATCCTGCTCGACCGCGTCTACGGGCTCGACCGGGTGCTCACCGCCAAAGGCGGCGACGCAGGACGATAG
- a CDS encoding cyclic peptide export ABC transporter → MSTHPALNPYGPLLRLLRQEGRIDLRRMLVMLAASGLANTGVFVSINEAFGHVSSGTLHWREGALFAILVLLYLMAQRYVLQTGAREVEQLIFRVRMGLLERLQRCELLEVERLGQARIHAAIGADTRTLSQFSIALVLAAQSMLLVIFTAGYVYYLAPVAFFLSGLFIAGSAAIYIQKSRAVNEALARASMRESELHNTVGEVLGGFKELKLSSVKARRVLADASELTASTADLRTEAQGALAGSLVFSQTAFFLLFGVAVFLVPAFGSTSSTAIVKSTTALLFMFGPLSTMIGAIPQLAVVSAAAESILGLYDELDACLAAAPTPADRPLPIAPSFATIELEDVTFHYRDRDSVAFSTGPVRMRITRGETIMITGGNGSGKSTLMRLLCALYPADAGHILVDGRTVGVDERQAYRDRFAAVFSDFHLFRRAVFEAMSDPQEVARLLVALEVDEKTGIRDGLFATVDLSTGQRKRLALITALLEHREVLLLDEWAADQDPHFRRKFYLEILPHLKARGLTIIAVTHDERYFPVADRRYHMEDGHIVEITHPVEGTADEQ, encoded by the coding sequence TTGAGCACCCATCCCGCCCTCAATCCCTATGGTCCGCTGCTCCGGCTGCTGCGCCAGGAAGGCCGTATCGACTTGCGGCGGATGCTGGTCATGCTGGCGGCGTCTGGCCTCGCAAACACCGGCGTGTTCGTCAGCATCAACGAAGCCTTTGGCCACGTCAGCTCGGGAACCTTGCACTGGCGAGAGGGGGCGCTGTTTGCCATCCTGGTCCTGTTGTATCTGATGGCGCAACGTTACGTATTGCAGACCGGTGCACGCGAGGTCGAACAGCTCATCTTTCGGGTGCGGATGGGACTGCTTGAACGGTTGCAGCGCTGCGAATTGCTCGAAGTCGAGCGGCTCGGGCAGGCGCGGATCCATGCCGCTATCGGGGCCGACACCCGGACGCTTTCGCAGTTCTCCATTGCGCTGGTTCTGGCGGCGCAGTCGATGTTGCTCGTGATCTTCACCGCCGGCTATGTCTACTATCTGGCACCGGTCGCCTTCTTCCTGTCGGGACTGTTCATCGCCGGATCGGCGGCGATCTATATTCAGAAAAGCCGGGCCGTGAATGAAGCCCTGGCGCGCGCGTCGATGCGCGAGAGCGAACTGCATAACACGGTCGGTGAGGTTCTCGGCGGCTTCAAGGAGCTGAAACTAAGCTCAGTGAAAGCTCGCCGCGTACTGGCAGATGCTAGTGAACTGACCGCAAGCACCGCCGACTTGCGCACCGAAGCACAGGGCGCGCTGGCGGGCAGCCTGGTCTTCTCTCAGACCGCATTCTTTCTGTTGTTCGGCGTTGCCGTCTTCCTGGTACCGGCCTTCGGCTCGACCTCATCGACCGCCATCGTCAAATCGACCACAGCCTTGCTCTTCATGTTTGGGCCGTTGTCCACGATGATCGGCGCGATTCCGCAGCTCGCAGTCGTCTCGGCCGCAGCAGAAAGCATCCTGGGCCTGTACGATGAACTGGATGCCTGCCTGGCGGCGGCGCCGACGCCGGCCGACCGGCCGCTCCCGATTGCGCCCAGCTTTGCGACCATCGAGCTTGAAGACGTGACGTTTCACTACCGGGACCGGGATAGCGTCGCGTTCAGCACCGGTCCGGTGCGAATGCGGATCACGCGTGGCGAAACAATCATGATCACCGGCGGCAACGGATCGGGCAAGTCGACGCTCATGCGCCTGTTGTGCGCGCTCTATCCGGCGGACGCAGGACATATCCTCGTGGACGGGCGCACGGTCGGCGTCGACGAACGCCAGGCCTATCGCGATCGGTTCGCCGCCGTGTTCTCCGATTTCCACCTGTTCCGCCGCGCCGTCTTCGAAGCCATGAGCGACCCGCAGGAAGTCGCCAGGCTGCTGGTGGCGCTGGAAGTGGACGAGAAGACCGGCATCCGCGACGGCCTGTTCGCAACCGTCGACCTCTCGACAGGCCAGCGCAAGCGCCTGGCGCTCATCACCGCATTGCTCGAGCACCGCGAAGTCCTGCTGCTCGACGAATGGGCGGCTGATCAGGATCCGCACTTTCGGCGCAAATTCTACCTCGAGATCCTGCCGCACCTGAAAGCGCGTGGGCTGACCATCATCGCCGTGACGCACGACGAACGCTACTTCCCTGTAGCCGATCGCCGATATCACATGGAAGACGGGCACATCGTCGAGATCACGCATCCGGTCGAGGGTACAGCGGATGAGCAGTAG
- a CDS encoding DUF6072 family protein — MEERTTNAVKLVGEVFVPGASQMIEGHVARGAAHFVIGGLVVAALAPAAPLLAGLFGLGVRLNSFSSSMDGKNLWNQVEVRKTNPEPHSK; from the coding sequence ATGGAAGAGAGGACAACGAACGCTGTCAAGCTGGTCGGCGAGGTCTTCGTGCCCGGTGCCAGCCAGATGATCGAAGGTCATGTCGCCCGCGGAGCCGCCCATTTTGTGATTGGCGGTCTCGTCGTGGCAGCTTTGGCCCCAGCAGCGCCATTGCTCGCCGGGTTGTTCGGACTCGGAGTGAGGCTCAACTCGTTTTCAAGTTCTATGGACGGCAAGAACCTCTGGAACCAGGTCGAGGTGCGCAAGACAAATCCCGAGCCCCACTCGAAATAG
- a CDS encoding NAD(P)/FAD-dependent oxidoreductase, whose protein sequence is MNKDYDVAVVGGGLLGSAIAWGLGRLGQRVAVLDEGDIAKRASRANFALVWVQSKGLGMPAYTGWTVCGSKAWPKLAEELKAQTDLDVVLQQNGGFHLTLGEAEYEQRSQLVARMHNQVGAADYQMEMLPAAEVKKMLPLIGPEVSGGSFCPYDGHVNSLRTFRALHAGMKQFGVDYLPERPISAITRDGNEFRLTTAHGEVRAAKVVLAAGNANQTLAPMVGLSAPMGPTRGQIVVTERTMPFLPHPLTTIRQTDEGTVMIGDSKEDELDDRVQNHPINAVMADRAQRTFPHLSRLNVVRSWTGIRVMPKDGFPIYEQSETHPGAFVACCHSGVTLAANHAFDIARMVKEGALEPELIGAFTAKRFDSEVGAGGSGYY, encoded by the coding sequence ATGAACAAGGATTATGACGTCGCCGTCGTCGGCGGCGGCCTGCTCGGCTCCGCCATCGCATGGGGATTGGGCCGGCTCGGCCAGCGGGTCGCCGTGCTCGACGAGGGCGACATCGCCAAGCGCGCCTCGCGCGCCAATTTCGCGCTGGTATGGGTGCAGAGCAAGGGCCTGGGCATGCCGGCCTATACCGGCTGGACCGTGTGCGGCTCGAAGGCGTGGCCGAAGCTTGCCGAGGAGCTGAAGGCGCAGACGGACCTCGACGTCGTGCTGCAGCAGAATGGCGGCTTTCATCTCACATTGGGCGAGGCCGAGTACGAGCAGCGCAGTCAGCTCGTCGCGCGCATGCACAACCAGGTCGGCGCCGCCGACTATCAGATGGAGATGCTGCCGGCGGCGGAGGTGAAGAAGATGCTGCCGCTGATCGGGCCGGAGGTTTCCGGCGGCAGCTTCTGTCCCTACGATGGCCATGTGAATTCGCTGCGCACCTTCCGCGCGCTGCATGCCGGCATGAAGCAGTTCGGCGTCGACTATCTGCCGGAGCGGCCGATCAGCGCGATCACGCGTGACGGCAACGAGTTCAGGCTGACGACGGCGCATGGCGAGGTGCGCGCCGCCAAGGTGGTGCTCGCCGCCGGCAACGCCAACCAGACGCTGGCGCCGATGGTCGGACTGTCGGCGCCGATGGGACCCACGCGCGGCCAGATCGTCGTGACCGAGCGCACGATGCCGTTCCTGCCGCATCCCCTGACGACGATCCGCCAGACCGACGAGGGTACGGTGATGATCGGTGACAGCAAGGAGGACGAGCTCGACGATCGCGTCCAGAACCATCCGATCAATGCCGTGATGGCCGATCGCGCCCAGCGCACGTTCCCGCATCTTTCGCGGCTCAACGTCGTCAGGAGCTGGACCGGCATCCGCGTGATGCCGAAGGACGGCTTTCCGATCTATGAGCAGTCGGAGACGCATCCGGGCGCCTTCGTCGCCTGCTGCCATTCCGGCGTGACGCTCGCGGCCAACCACGCCTTCGATATCGCACGGATGGTCAAAGAGGGCGCGCTGGAGCCGGAGCTGATCGGCGCCTTCACGGCCAAGCGCTTCGATAGCGAAGTGGGAGCCGGCGGCAGTGGCTATTACTGA
- a CDS encoding ABC transporter permease gives MSAAISADPPSAGETRAGLTLALPALMLFTGVVVLPLAMTVMLSFHDWGQYKGIEPVFILKNWIEIVDDPYYAEMFWRTFRVAALATLITAAFGVPEAYILNRMQGPWKGLFLLVIIGPLLISVVARTLGWALLFGGNNGLANKLLMTLGLIDSPVRFMFTETGMVIALAHAMMPFMVLAVWTALQRLDPQIENAALSLGAGSLTVVRRIVLPQIMPGVLSGAIIVFSLSASAFATPAIIGGRRLKVAATLAYDEFLNTLNWPLGAAVAVLLLIALVLIVVGSNALIERRYQEMFR, from the coding sequence ATGAGCGCCGCCATCAGCGCCGATCCACCGTCCGCAGGCGAGACCCGCGCGGGCCTGACGCTGGCGCTGCCAGCCCTGATGCTGTTCACCGGCGTCGTCGTGCTTCCGCTGGCGATGACCGTGATGCTGTCGTTCCACGATTGGGGCCAGTACAAGGGCATCGAGCCGGTCTTCATCCTGAAGAACTGGATCGAGATCGTTGACGATCCCTACTACGCCGAGATGTTCTGGCGCACCTTCCGCGTCGCGGCGCTGGCGACCTTGATCACGGCGGCGTTCGGCGTGCCCGAGGCCTACATCCTCAACCGCATGCAGGGGCCGTGGAAGGGCCTGTTCCTCCTGGTCATCATCGGCCCGCTGCTGATCTCGGTGGTGGCGCGCACGCTCGGCTGGGCGCTGCTGTTCGGCGGCAATAACGGCCTCGCCAACAAGCTGCTGATGACGCTCGGCCTGATCGATTCGCCGGTCCGCTTCATGTTCACCGAGACCGGCATGGTGATCGCGCTGGCGCATGCGATGATGCCGTTCATGGTGCTAGCGGTGTGGACCGCGCTGCAGCGGCTTGATCCGCAGATCGAGAACGCGGCGCTGTCGCTCGGCGCCGGCTCGCTGACCGTGGTCCGCCGCATCGTGCTGCCGCAGATCATGCCGGGCGTGCTGTCGGGCGCGATCATCGTGTTCTCGCTGTCGGCGAGCGCCTTCGCGACGCCCGCGATCATCGGTGGCCGCCGGCTCAAGGTCGCGGCGACGCTCGCCTATGACGAGTTCCTCAACACGTTGAACTGGCCGCTGGGGGCCGCGGTCGCCGTGCTGCTGCTGATTGCGCTGGTCCTGATCGTGGTCGGCTCCAACGCGCTGATCGAGCGCCGCTACCAGGAGATGTTCCGATGA
- a CDS encoding 4'-phosphopantetheinyl transferase family protein, which produces MAIEATPNDAVARWSAVLDEQERARADRLRFASDRQTYIAAHAMTRMLLAAVGGLPAQQWRFVTSPTGKPAIASVAGEPPLRFNLSHTKGLVTCAVGFGHDVGIDVEVGDQIEDELGLAERFFAPGEVSLLRGVSADRRRETFLQIWTLKEAYIKTTGAGLTCPLAGFTFGFDPIHIRFGPDIADDPANWQFFQWRPTDRHQIALAARHVPAKLRVVRRRMNWEDL; this is translated from the coding sequence ATGGCAATCGAAGCCACTCCGAACGACGCGGTCGCGCGATGGTCCGCTGTCCTGGACGAACAGGAAAGAGCGCGGGCCGATCGCCTCAGGTTCGCTTCGGATCGTCAGACCTACATCGCAGCCCACGCCATGACCCGCATGCTCCTGGCGGCCGTGGGTGGTCTGCCGGCACAGCAATGGCGCTTCGTCACCTCGCCGACCGGCAAACCCGCGATCGCCTCCGTAGCCGGAGAACCGCCGCTACGTTTCAATCTCTCGCACACCAAGGGGCTCGTCACTTGCGCGGTGGGCTTTGGCCACGATGTCGGAATCGACGTCGAAGTCGGCGACCAGATCGAAGACGAACTCGGTTTGGCCGAGCGCTTCTTCGCACCCGGAGAGGTGTCCTTGCTACGTGGCGTCTCCGCCGACAGACGTCGGGAGACATTTTTGCAGATCTGGACCTTGAAGGAAGCCTACATCAAGACCACGGGAGCGGGCCTGACATGCCCGCTAGCCGGCTTTACCTTTGGCTTCGATCCGATTCATATTCGATTTGGTCCCGACATTGCCGACGATCCCGCAAATTGGCAATTTTTCCAATGGCGGCCGACCGACCGGCACCAGATCGCGCTGGCCGCGCGACACGTCCCCGCCAAGTTGCGGGTTGTTCGGCGCAGGATGAATTGGGAAGATCTGTAA
- a CDS encoding LysR substrate-binding domain-containing protein → MARINSRQVEAFRAMMLTGSVTEAAKLMAVTQPAVSRLLRDLQALLKMELFERRGTGLVPTAAATALYMEVERSFVGLDRITAAAEEIRGRRTGTLRIAALPALSNGYLPRLAGGFLQERPNLNLAFFGVISPIVIDWVLNAQCDVGFAEVPIAHAGLPSIKLPALARVAVLPAGHPLAAKRSLVPRDFEGETFISLSAGSTSRHLIDQIFHREDIRRVLRVETTLSEIMCGMVSSGLGVAICDPFTAREFDGRGVVMRPFMPRIDFEFAAVFPPQRSPSPVALDLVESVRRALDELDRVSVAG, encoded by the coding sequence ATGGCGCGGATCAACTCGCGACAGGTCGAAGCCTTCCGGGCGATGATGCTGACCGGCAGCGTGACGGAAGCAGCCAAGCTGATGGCCGTGACGCAGCCGGCCGTCAGCCGCCTGCTGCGCGATCTCCAGGCGCTACTCAAGATGGAGTTGTTCGAACGGCGCGGCACTGGCCTGGTGCCGACCGCGGCCGCGACGGCGCTCTATATGGAGGTCGAGCGCTCCTTCGTCGGGCTCGACCGCATCACGGCCGCGGCCGAAGAGATCCGCGGCCGGCGCACGGGGACGCTGCGCATCGCGGCGCTGCCCGCGCTATCGAACGGATACCTGCCGCGGTTGGCCGGCGGCTTCCTGCAGGAGCGGCCGAACCTGAACCTCGCCTTCTTCGGCGTGATCTCACCGATCGTGATCGACTGGGTGCTGAACGCGCAATGCGACGTCGGCTTTGCCGAAGTGCCGATCGCGCATGCCGGCCTGCCGAGCATCAAGCTGCCGGCGCTGGCACGCGTCGCCGTTCTCCCGGCCGGTCATCCGCTGGCGGCCAAGAGATCCTTGGTGCCGCGCGATTTCGAGGGCGAGACCTTCATCTCACTCTCGGCCGGCTCGACCAGCCGGCATCTGATCGACCAGATCTTCCATCGCGAGGACATCAGACGGGTGCTGCGGGTCGAGACGACGCTGTCGGAGATCATGTGTGGAATGGTGTCGTCCGGACTCGGCGTCGCAATCTGCGATCCCTTTACGGCCCGCGAGTTCGATGGCCGCGGCGTGGTCATGCGACCATTCATGCCGCGCATCGATTTCGAATTCGCCGCGGTGTTTCCCCCGCAGCGCAGCCCCTCGCCGGTAGCGCTGGATCTGGTCGAATCGGTTCGCCGCGCGCTGGACGAACTCGACCGCGTGTCAGTTGCCGGATAA
- a CDS encoding NAD(P)/FAD-dependent oxidoreductase, with the protein MSAAPKRDQYDVVVIGAGPAGLAATATAAGAGLSTLLLDENAGPGGQVWRAINSTPVKSEALLGTDYWSGAEIAEAARDSGAEIIHRATVWSLDRNLELGVSVGGGSAFIKARRVIVATGAQERPFPIPGWTLPGVMTAGAAQTMLKSSGLVPDCPTVIAGQGPLLWLLAAQILRLGGRIDRVLDTTPRTNYITALPHAFAFMSSPYLMKGLAMMREVKAKVSVIKGVTELSAGGDGQLASVSYVAAGKRETLPAELLLLHQGVVPNVNLAMAAGVEHHWSDLQLCWTPVLDADGNSSVPGIAIAGDGAGIGGAQAAIWRGRIAARAAVEALAPQAVAKLPSVQSLCSELKRAERGRAFLDVLFQPAKQFRIPKGDTIVCRCEEITAKDVLESVAIGATGPNQLKAYRRTGMGPCQGRLCGLTVTELMAEARGKSPQEIGYYRLRAPVKPIMLSELASLPKSDEATKAVVRG; encoded by the coding sequence ATGAGCGCGGCGCCGAAACGTGATCAATACGACGTCGTGGTGATCGGCGCCGGTCCGGCCGGCCTCGCTGCGACTGCCACGGCGGCCGGTGCCGGGTTGTCCACCTTGCTGCTCGACGAGAATGCCGGCCCCGGGGGACAGGTCTGGCGCGCGATCAATTCGACGCCGGTGAAGAGCGAAGCGTTGCTCGGCACCGACTACTGGTCCGGGGCCGAGATCGCCGAGGCTGCACGCGACAGCGGCGCGGAGATCATCCATCGCGCCACGGTGTGGAGCCTCGACCGCAATTTGGAGCTCGGCGTTTCCGTCGGCGGCGGCTCGGCCTTCATCAAGGCCAGGCGCGTCATCGTCGCAACCGGCGCGCAGGAGCGCCCGTTCCCGATCCCCGGCTGGACTTTGCCGGGCGTGATGACGGCGGGCGCGGCACAGACGATGCTGAAATCCTCCGGACTCGTGCCGGATTGTCCGACCGTGATCGCCGGACAGGGGCCGCTGCTGTGGTTGCTCGCGGCCCAGATCCTGCGCCTCGGCGGCCGCATCGATCGCGTGCTCGACACCACGCCGCGCACCAACTACATCACAGCGCTGCCTCATGCCTTTGCCTTCATGAGCTCGCCGTATCTGATGAAGGGCCTGGCGATGATGCGCGAGGTCAAGGCCAAGGTATCGGTGATCAAGGGCGTCACGGAATTGTCCGCAGGCGGCGACGGTCAGCTTGCAAGCGTGAGCTATGTCGCCGCTGGCAAGCGCGAGACGCTGCCGGCCGAGCTCCTGCTGCTGCATCAGGGCGTGGTGCCGAACGTCAATCTGGCGATGGCCGCTGGCGTCGAGCATCATTGGAGCGATCTGCAGCTGTGCTGGACTCCCGTGCTCGATGCCGACGGCAACAGCTCCGTTCCCGGCATCGCAATTGCCGGTGACGGCGCCGGCATCGGCGGCGCGCAGGCCGCAATCTGGCGTGGGCGTATCGCGGCCCGCGCTGCGGTCGAAGCGCTGGCGCCGCAGGCCGTGGCCAAGCTTCCATCTGTTCAGTCCCTGTGCAGCGAACTCAAGCGCGCCGAACGCGGCCGCGCCTTCCTCGATGTCCTGTTCCAGCCGGCGAAGCAGTTCCGCATTCCGAAAGGCGACACCATCGTCTGCCGCTGCGAGGAGATCACGGCCAAGGACGTGCTCGAGTCGGTCGCGATCGGCGCCACCGGGCCGAACCAGCTCAAGGCCTATCGCCGCACCGGCATGGGCCCCTGCCAGGGCCGGCTGTGCGGCCTCACCGTGACCGAGCTGATGGCGGAGGCGCGCGGCAAGAGCCCGCAGGAGATCGGCTATTATCGCCTGCGTGCGCCGGTGAAGCCGATCATGCTGTCGGAGCTTGCCAGCCTTCCCAAGAGCGACGAGGCGACCAAGGCCGTGGTGCGCGGATGA
- a CDS encoding (2Fe-2S)-binding protein, with amino-acid sequence MFKRTDGDARRSVTIHVEGQAVAAREGDTVSAALLASGLDVRRSTAVSGAKRLPYCMMGVCFDCLVTIDGVGNRQGCLVPVVEGMQIEIQKGKREIGK; translated from the coding sequence ATGTTCAAACGAACTGACGGGGATGCGAGGCGATCGGTGACGATCCATGTCGAGGGCCAGGCGGTCGCCGCGCGCGAAGGCGACACTGTGTCGGCCGCGCTGCTCGCCTCCGGGCTCGACGTCCGCCGTTCTACGGCCGTCAGCGGCGCCAAGCGGCTGCCCTATTGCATGATGGGCGTGTGCTTCGACTGCCTCGTCACCATCGATGGCGTCGGCAACCGGCAGGGCTGCCTGGTGCCCGTCGTTGAGGGCATGCAAATCGAAATCCAGAAGGGCAAGCGGGAGATCGGCAAATGA
- a CDS encoding MbtH family protein, with protein MSRDDEEEDDARFKVVINREEQYSIWPAGCGSPAGWRDVDVAGAKAECLAYNEQHRTDLRPPSLRGLANGDA; from the coding sequence ATGAGCAGAGATGACGAAGAAGAAGACGACGCCCGCTTCAAGGTGGTGATCAATCGCGAGGAGCAATATTCGATCTGGCCCGCTGGTTGCGGCAGTCCCGCCGGATGGCGCGACGTGGATGTAGCCGGCGCGAAAGCCGAATGTCTTGCCTATAACGAGCAGCACCGGACCGATCTGCGGCCACCGAGCCTGCGCGGGTTGGCCAACGGCGATGCCTGA